Proteins encoded in a region of the Solanum dulcamara chromosome 9, daSolDulc1.2, whole genome shotgun sequence genome:
- the LOC129903904 gene encoding uncharacterized protein LOC129903904 → NNHNNNNNNNNNNNNNNNNNSNNNNNNNNNNNNHNNNNNNNNNNNKNNKNNNNNNNNNNNNNNNNNNNNNNNNNNNNNNNNNNNNNNNNNNNNNNNNNNNNNNNNNNNNNNNNNNNNNNNNNKENKNNNNNNNNNNNNNNNSNNNKNNNNNNNNHNNHNNNNNNNNKKKKNNNNNNNNNNNNNNNNNNNNNNNNNNNNNNNNKNNKNNNNNNNNNNNNNNNNNNDNNNNNNNNSNNNNNNNNNNNSNNNNNNNNNNNNNNNNNNNNNNNNNNNNNNNNNNNNNNNNNNNNNNNNNNNNNNNNNNNNNNYNN, encoded by the coding sequence aataatcacaataataacaataacaataataacaataacaataacaataacaacaataacagtaacaacaacaataataacaataacaacaataacaaccataacaataataacaataacaacaataataacaataaaaacaataaaaacaacaataacaataacaacaataacaataataacaataacaataacaacaataataacaataataacaacaataacaacaataacaacaacaacaataacaacaacaataacaacaataataataataataataataataataacaacaacaacaataacaataataataataacaataataataataataacaataataacaataacaataataataaggagaataagaataataacaataacaataataataataacaataacaacaataacagtaacaacaacaaaaataacaataacaacaataacaaccataACAatcataacaataacaacaataataacaataaaaaaaagaaaaacaacaataacaataataacaataacaataacaacaataataacaataataacaacaataacaacaataacaacaacaacaataacaacaacaataaaaacaataaaaacaataataataataacaacaataacaataataacaataacaacaataacaatgataacaataacaataataacaataatagcaataacaataacaataacaataacaacaataacagtaacaataacaacaataacaataacaacaataacaacaataacaataataacaataacaacaataataacaataacaataataacaataataacaacaataacaataacaacaataacaataataacaataacaacaacaataacaacaataacaacaacaataataacaacaacaataacaataattacaacaat